Proteins encoded by one window of Streptomyces sp. ALI-76-A:
- a CDS encoding SigE family RNA polymerase sigma factor has product MTTLVCTSASKAATPATQTLPYPSFSSYVKARQPVLLRTARSLTANPSDAEDLLQTALTKTYVAWERIEDHRALDGYVRRALLNTRTSQWRKRKVDEFACDELPESESVPTGEDPAEQQALHDAMWRAIMKLPARQRAMVVLRYYEDLSEVQTAEVLGVSVGTVKSAVSRALGKLREDPELVLSR; this is encoded by the coding sequence ATGACCACACTCGTCTGCACCAGCGCTTCGAAGGCCGCCACGCCGGCGACGCAGACCCTTCCGTACCCCTCCTTCTCGTCGTACGTGAAGGCCCGCCAGCCGGTGCTGCTGCGTACCGCCCGCTCGCTGACCGCGAACCCCAGCGACGCGGAGGACCTGTTGCAGACCGCGCTGACCAAGACGTATGTCGCCTGGGAGCGGATCGAGGACCACCGCGCGCTCGACGGCTATGTGCGCCGCGCGCTGCTGAACACGCGCACCTCGCAGTGGCGCAAGCGCAAGGTCGACGAGTTCGCGTGCGACGAACTGCCCGAGTCGGAGTCCGTGCCCACCGGCGAGGACCCGGCGGAGCAGCAGGCGCTGCACGACGCGATGTGGCGGGCGATCATGAAACTGCCCGCCCGGCAGCGGGCGATGGTCGTACTCAGGTACTACGAGGACCTCAGTGAGGTGCAGACGGCCGAGGTGCTCGGGGTGTCCGTCGGCACGGTGAAGTCGGCGGTGTCCCGTGCGCTGGGGAAGCTGCGCGAGGACCCCGAGCTGGTGCTGTCCCGGTAG
- a CDS encoding lipid-transfer protein: MSIRTRDTLGGRAAIVGIGATEFSKDSGRSELRLATEAVRAALDDAGLRPADVDGMVTFTMDTNPEITVAQACGMGELAFFSRVHYGGGAACATVQQAALAVATGVAEVVVCYRAFNERSGRRFGSGVRHREPSAEGAALGWSLPFGLLTPASWVAMAAQRYLHTYGLTPEAFGHVAVTGRGYAATNPAAYFHGRPITLADHAASRWIVEPLRLLDCCQETDGGQAIVVTSVERARDLPHPPAVVTAAAQGAGRAQEQMTSFYRDDLTGLPEMGVVARQLWRTSGFTPTDIDVGILYDHFTPFVLMQLEEFGFCGKGEASDFVAEERLPLNTHGGQLGEAYLHGMNGIAEGVRQVRGAAVNQIPGASRVLVTAGTGVPTSGLVLTSDG; the protein is encoded by the coding sequence ATGAGTATCCGTACCCGGGACACCCTCGGTGGACGTGCGGCGATCGTCGGCATCGGGGCCACCGAGTTCTCCAAGGACTCGGGTCGCAGCGAGCTGCGGCTGGCGACGGAGGCGGTACGGGCCGCACTGGACGACGCCGGACTGCGGCCGGCCGACGTGGACGGCATGGTCACGTTCACCATGGACACCAACCCGGAGATCACCGTCGCCCAGGCCTGCGGAATGGGAGAGCTGGCCTTCTTCTCCCGCGTCCACTACGGCGGCGGGGCGGCCTGCGCCACCGTCCAGCAGGCCGCGCTCGCCGTCGCCACGGGTGTGGCCGAGGTGGTCGTCTGCTACCGCGCCTTCAACGAGCGGTCGGGCCGGCGGTTCGGCTCGGGCGTGCGGCACCGGGAACCGTCGGCCGAGGGGGCCGCCCTCGGCTGGTCCCTGCCCTTCGGGCTGCTCACCCCGGCATCCTGGGTGGCGATGGCGGCCCAGCGGTATCTCCACACGTACGGCCTGACTCCGGAGGCGTTCGGGCACGTGGCGGTCACCGGCCGTGGATACGCGGCGACCAACCCGGCGGCCTACTTCCACGGCCGCCCGATCACCCTCGCCGACCACGCGGCCTCCCGCTGGATCGTCGAGCCGCTGCGGTTGCTGGACTGCTGCCAGGAGACCGACGGCGGTCAGGCGATCGTGGTCACCTCGGTGGAGCGGGCCCGCGATCTGCCCCACCCGCCCGCCGTCGTCACCGCGGCCGCGCAGGGTGCGGGCCGGGCGCAGGAGCAGATGACCAGCTTCTACCGTGACGACCTGACCGGCCTGCCGGAGATGGGCGTGGTGGCCCGGCAACTCTGGCGAACGTCCGGGTTCACACCCACCGACATCGATGTGGGGATCCTGTACGACCACTTCACGCCGTTCGTGCTGATGCAGCTGGAGGAGTTCGGCTTCTGCGGAAAGGGGGAGGCGTCCGACTTCGTGGCCGAGGAGCGGCTGCCGCTGAATACCCACGGAGGACAGCTGGGGGAGGCCTACCTGCACGGCATGAACGGCATCGCGGAGGGAGTACGCCAGGTCCGGGGCGCGGCGGTGAACCAGATACCGGGAGCGAGCCGGGTCCTGGTCACGGCGGGGACGGGGGTGCCGACATCGGGCCTGGTGCTGACCTCGGACGGGTGA
- a CDS encoding bifunctional MaoC family dehydratase N-terminal/OB-fold nucleic acid binding domain-containing protein → MERLKAYEGLPSAVAGSGKDPVNLPMIRHWCEAMGDTHPAYTGPDAMAPPTMLQAWTMGGLSGHTGRTEAYDELLTLLDEAGCTSVVATDCEQEYVRPLRPGDEVTFDTVIESVSERKTTKLGSGHFVTTRTDIRVGEDLAGTHRFRILKYAPVPQRETLPRPRPVVNRDNAGFWDGVRQHRLLIQRCTGCGTPRHPWLPGCNTCGGPDWDTVEASGEGTVYSYVVMHHPPFPAFTPPYAVALIELAEGVRMISNVVGVAHDKVRIGLPVRLEFQEYEDALVLPVFRAAPGRRPHETR, encoded by the coding sequence GTGGAGCGGCTGAAGGCCTACGAGGGGCTGCCCTCCGCCGTCGCCGGCAGCGGCAAGGACCCCGTCAACCTGCCCATGATCCGGCACTGGTGCGAGGCGATGGGCGACACCCACCCGGCGTACACCGGCCCGGACGCCATGGCCCCGCCCACCATGCTCCAGGCATGGACCATGGGCGGCCTCTCCGGTCACACCGGCCGGACCGAGGCGTACGACGAACTGCTCACCCTGCTCGACGAGGCGGGCTGCACCTCGGTGGTCGCCACCGACTGCGAGCAGGAGTACGTGCGGCCCCTTCGACCCGGTGACGAGGTCACCTTCGACACGGTGATCGAGTCGGTGTCGGAGCGCAAGACGACGAAGCTGGGCTCGGGGCACTTCGTCACGACCCGGACGGACATCCGGGTGGGCGAGGATCTCGCGGGCACCCACCGCTTCCGTATCCTCAAGTACGCCCCCGTGCCGCAGCGCGAGACACTCCCACGCCCCCGCCCCGTCGTCAACCGCGACAACGCCGGCTTCTGGGACGGCGTCCGGCAGCACCGACTGCTGATCCAGCGCTGCACCGGCTGCGGCACCCCGCGCCACCCCTGGCTGCCCGGCTGCAACACCTGTGGCGGCCCGGACTGGGACACGGTCGAGGCGAGCGGTGAGGGCACGGTCTATTCGTACGTCGTGATGCACCACCCGCCCTTCCCCGCCTTCACCCCTCCCTACGCCGTCGCCCTGATCGAGTTGGCCGAAGGCGTGCGGATGATCAGCAACGTGGTCGGGGTAGCACATGACAAGGTGCGGATCGGCCTGCCCGTCCGGCTCGAATTCCAGGAGTACGAGGACGCCTTGGTGCTCCCTGTCTTCCGCGCCGCACCCGGGAGGAGGCCGCATGAAACCCGGTGA
- a CDS encoding bifunctional DNA primase/polymerase, with the protein MATTDRQATTLALAHALSAAERGLAVIPLSRTKLPALRSPHRDDPATPPCHGECGSLGHGVYDASTDPARIRELFAAAPWATGYGIACGLPPHHLIGIDLDTKSGTNSSAALRELALRHLFTIPDTVVVLTPSGGRHLWLSGPPDVAVPNSAGRLAPGIDIRGAGGYLVGPGSRTDHGAYTTAPGTAQLAPAACPPALLRLLLPPPRTHHPTPASTGDHGQGLVQFVLAAHEGQRNTRLFWAACRAYEDGIGPALVDPLVEAALNTGLTEREARATIASAARMTGHRP; encoded by the coding sequence ATGGCCACCACCGACCGGCAGGCCACGACGCTGGCCCTCGCACACGCCCTGTCAGCCGCCGAACGCGGACTGGCCGTCATCCCCCTGTCCCGGACGAAGCTCCCGGCCCTGCGCTCCCCTCACCGCGACGACCCAGCCACCCCGCCCTGCCACGGCGAATGCGGGAGCCTCGGGCACGGGGTCTACGACGCCTCCACCGACCCGGCACGCATCCGCGAACTGTTCGCCGCCGCGCCCTGGGCGACCGGGTACGGCATCGCGTGCGGCCTCCCGCCGCACCATCTGATCGGCATCGACCTCGACACCAAGTCCGGTACGAACTCCTCGGCCGCCCTGCGCGAGCTGGCCCTGCGCCACCTGTTCACGATCCCCGACACGGTCGTCGTACTGACCCCGAGCGGTGGCCGCCACCTGTGGCTGAGCGGCCCGCCGGACGTCGCCGTCCCCAACTCGGCCGGCCGTCTCGCCCCCGGCATCGACATCCGCGGCGCCGGCGGCTATCTCGTCGGCCCCGGTTCCCGTACGGACCACGGCGCGTACACCACTGCTCCGGGCACCGCCCAACTGGCCCCCGCGGCCTGCCCGCCCGCCCTCCTGCGCCTCCTGCTGCCCCCGCCCCGTACCCACCACCCCACGCCCGCGTCGACCGGCGACCACGGCCAGGGCCTCGTCCAGTTCGTCCTCGCCGCGCACGAGGGCCAGCGCAACACCCGCCTGTTCTGGGCGGCCTGCCGCGCCTACGAGGACGGCATCGGCCCCGCCCTCGTCGATCCGCTGGTCGAGGCGGCCCTGAACACCGGGCTCACCGAACGCGAGGCACGGGCGACGATCGCGTCGGCGGCGCGGATGACGGGACACCGGCCATGA
- a CDS encoding trypsin-like peptidase domain-containing protein — translation MSTENEGTAVPPAPSAPPVPVDAPAASASQEHAAPAGGAPTTPIPPVPSGHPGAQEQDLVHAGQAPAPAYASAGTGGAPHGQGARGPAPESGWPPPPPPATPSYADGGSGGAGTHWGSSYQQPAPKPRGGRGGLVAAVLVAALVAGGLGGGLGYTLAKDNDSSGSTTVSASDSGGSFKRDPGTVAGVTAKALPSTVTIEAESSSGEGGTGTGFVFDTQGHIVTNNHVVADAVDGGKVTATFPTGKKYNAEVVGHAQGYDVAVIKLENAPSDLKPLTLGNSDKVAVGDSTIAIGAPFGLSNTVTTGIISAKDRPVASSDGSGSNASYMSALQTDASINPGNSGGPLLDAQGNVIGINSAIQSTSGGGLGGTSQSGSIGLGFAIPINQAKYVAQQLIKTGKPVYAKIGASVSLEDGTGGAKITEQGASGSDAVEAGGPADKAGLKPGDVITKLDDHVIDSGPTLIGEIWTHKPGDKVTITYERGGKTRTVELTLGSRTGDS, via the coding sequence GTGAGCACCGAGAACGAGGGCACCGCGGTACCCCCGGCCCCGTCCGCACCCCCCGTGCCGGTGGATGCTCCCGCTGCTTCGGCGTCCCAGGAGCACGCCGCTCCCGCCGGGGGCGCCCCGACGACTCCGATCCCGCCGGTGCCGTCAGGGCATCCCGGCGCACAGGAGCAGGACCTGGTGCACGCCGGCCAGGCGCCCGCCCCCGCCTACGCCTCGGCGGGCACCGGCGGCGCGCCCCACGGACAGGGCGCCCGTGGCCCCGCCCCGGAGAGCGGCTGGCCGCCGCCCCCGCCGCCGGCCACCCCGTCGTACGCCGACGGCGGCTCGGGAGGTGCCGGGACCCACTGGGGCTCCTCCTACCAGCAGCCCGCGCCGAAGCCCCGCGGCGGGCGCGGCGGACTGGTCGCCGCGGTCCTGGTGGCCGCGCTGGTCGCGGGCGGTCTGGGCGGCGGACTCGGCTACACCCTGGCCAAGGACAACGACAGCAGCGGCTCGACGACCGTCTCCGCCTCCGACAGCGGCGGCTCCTTCAAGCGCGACCCGGGCACGGTCGCGGGCGTGACCGCCAAGGCGCTGCCCAGCACCGTCACCATCGAGGCCGAGAGCAGCAGCGGCGAGGGCGGCACCGGCACTGGCTTCGTCTTCGACACCCAGGGCCACATCGTCACCAACAACCACGTGGTGGCGGACGCCGTGGACGGAGGCAAGGTCACGGCGACCTTCCCGACCGGCAAGAAGTACAACGCGGAGGTCGTCGGCCACGCCCAGGGCTACGACGTCGCGGTGATCAAGCTCGAGAACGCCCCCTCGGACCTCAAGCCGCTCACCCTGGGCAACTCCGACAAGGTCGCGGTGGGCGACTCCACGATCGCGATCGGCGCTCCCTTCGGCCTGTCGAACACGGTCACCACGGGCATCATCAGCGCCAAGGACCGTCCCGTGGCCTCCAGCGACGGCAGCGGATCCAACGCCTCCTACATGAGCGCTCTCCAGACGGACGCGTCGATCAACCCGGGCAACTCCGGCGGCCCGCTGCTCGACGCGCAGGGCAACGTCATCGGCATCAACTCCGCGATCCAGTCCACCAGCGGTGGGGGTCTCGGCGGCACCAGCCAGTCCGGCTCGATCGGCCTCGGCTTCGCCATCCCGATCAACCAGGCCAAGTACGTCGCCCAGCAGCTGATCAAGACCGGCAAGCCGGTCTACGCGAAGATCGGCGCGTCCGTCTCCCTGGAGGACGGCACGGGCGGCGCCAAGATCACCGAGCAGGGCGCCAGCGGTTCCGACGCGGTGGAGGCGGGCGGCCCCGCCGACAAGGCAGGCCTCAAGCCCGGCGACGTCATCACCAAGCTCGACGACCACGTGATCGACTCCGGTCCCACCCTGATCGGCGAGATCTGGACCCACAAGCCCGGAGACAAGGTCACCATCACCTACGAGCGCGGCGGCAAGACCCGAACGGTCGAACTCACCCTCGGCTCACGTACGGGCGACAGCTGA
- a CDS encoding glycerophosphodiester phosphodiesterase encodes MTHARQHRTQVVAHRGASEEAPEHTLAAYRKAIEDGADALECDVRLTADGHLVCVHDRRVNRTSNGRGAVSALELADLAALDFGSRRTREFWRTRDEEPDWEFRPEDREDTSVLTLERLLELVADAGRRVELAIETKHPTRWAGQVEERLMHLLKRFGLDAPESGDESPVRVMSFSARSLHRVRAASPTLPTVYLMQFVSPRLRDGRLPAGVRIAGPSIRIVRSHPAYIERLKRVGHQVHVWTVNEPEDIDLCLGLGVDAIITNRPRAVLDRLGR; translated from the coding sequence GTGACCCACGCACGACAGCACCGCACTCAGGTCGTCGCCCACCGCGGAGCCTCCGAAGAGGCCCCGGAGCACACCCTGGCCGCGTACCGGAAGGCGATCGAGGACGGTGCCGACGCCCTCGAATGCGACGTGCGCCTGACCGCGGACGGCCATCTGGTCTGCGTCCACGACCGACGCGTCAACCGTACGTCGAACGGTCGCGGAGCCGTCTCCGCACTGGAGCTCGCCGACCTCGCCGCTCTGGACTTCGGCTCCCGCAGGACGCGGGAGTTCTGGCGCACGCGCGACGAGGAGCCGGACTGGGAGTTCCGCCCCGAGGACCGGGAGGACACCTCCGTACTGACCCTGGAGCGACTGCTGGAGCTGGTCGCGGACGCCGGCCGGCGGGTGGAGCTGGCCATCGAGACCAAGCACCCCACCCGGTGGGCGGGGCAGGTCGAGGAACGGCTGATGCACCTGCTGAAGCGTTTCGGGCTCGACGCCCCCGAGTCCGGCGACGAGTCGCCGGTCCGCGTCATGAGCTTCTCGGCGCGCTCGCTGCACCGGGTGCGTGCCGCCTCGCCGACGCTGCCGACGGTCTATCTGATGCAGTTCGTCTCGCCCCGGCTGCGCGACGGACGCCTGCCCGCGGGTGTCCGGATCGCGGGCCCCTCGATCCGGATCGTGCGCAGCCATCCCGCCTACATCGAGCGCCTGAAGCGGGTCGGCCACCAGGTGCACGTGTGGACCGTGAACGAGCCGGAGGACATCGACCTCTGTCTGGGCCTGGGCGTCGACGCGATCATCACCAACCGCCCGCGCGCGGTGCTGGACCGGCTCGGCCGCTGA
- a CDS encoding ATP-binding protein, with the protein MRRRTWIGRFPVQANGASTPWRGAKEVSGVALVVAQEVPTSSSMAVPHGPAGVGKARHRMRAQLRRGGVSESVIDDAVLILSELLSNACKHGRPLGDALAGDGDVRAAWRVDTGGRLTVEVTDGGGPTRPAPATPSVTAHGGRGLNIITALADDWGVRDDARGEVTVWVLVHADVHDPDAGHRRHDFATRVMAPAVPAMPGLDFADAFDDRD; encoded by the coding sequence GTGCGTCGCCGGACCTGGATCGGCCGGTTTCCGGTACAGGCCAATGGGGCATCCACACCGTGGCGTGGGGCAAAGGAGGTCTCGGGGGTGGCGTTGGTGGTGGCACAGGAGGTGCCCACGTCGTCGAGCATGGCCGTACCCCATGGCCCTGCGGGCGTGGGCAAGGCGAGGCACCGCATGCGGGCTCAGTTGCGCAGGGGCGGGGTGTCGGAGTCGGTCATCGATGACGCCGTACTGATTCTTTCCGAACTTTTGAGCAATGCGTGCAAGCACGGCAGGCCACTGGGCGACGCCCTGGCCGGGGACGGCGACGTCCGCGCCGCCTGGCGGGTGGACACGGGCGGCCGGCTCACGGTCGAGGTGACGGACGGCGGCGGGCCCACCCGCCCGGCTCCCGCCACGCCCTCGGTCACCGCGCACGGCGGGCGCGGGCTGAACATCATCACCGCGCTGGCCGACGACTGGGGCGTACGCGACGACGCCCGGGGCGAGGTCACGGTGTGGGTCCTGGTCCATGCCGACGTACACGATCCGGACGCGGGCCACCGGCGTCACGACTTCGCCACGCGCGTCATGGCACCGGCGGTGCCGGCCATGCCCGGACTCGACTTCGCGGACGCGTTCGACGACAGGGACTGA
- a CDS encoding DUF5926 family protein, whose amino-acid sequence MAKKRPQTKAKRPQPGDGEIPVVGAREPCPCGSGRRYKACHGRAAAQAVTELVQRPFEGLPAECDWVALRELVPAATVELPLTGGLPEGVPSVTLATVLPMAWPALRRDDGSVLLGLQNDTASGDISRDLADTLQRALTADPGTPVEGRRAPADGPRLQDLLDPEGAFEPVVHSGFEFWVPDPDNATPEVAASLERANAAAIPTVRLTGVDAAYWCETPEKNHLRWVMPHPEERLLDALARLHAAGRSSLGEGTRLVGSFRAHGLTVPVWDLPSAVTAEDIEKPAAEFAERLSGALATDAPLTADERRARGGLTNRQVTLS is encoded by the coding sequence ATGGCCAAGAAGCGCCCCCAGACGAAGGCCAAGCGGCCGCAGCCCGGCGACGGGGAGATCCCTGTTGTCGGCGCCCGCGAGCCCTGCCCCTGCGGCAGTGGCCGCCGGTACAAGGCCTGCCACGGCCGGGCCGCCGCACAGGCCGTGACCGAGCTGGTGCAGCGTCCCTTCGAAGGACTGCCGGCCGAGTGCGACTGGGTGGCGCTGCGCGAGCTGGTGCCGGCCGCGACGGTCGAGCTGCCGCTGACGGGCGGCCTCCCCGAGGGCGTCCCGTCGGTGACGCTGGCCACCGTCCTGCCGATGGCCTGGCCCGCGCTGCGCCGCGACGACGGCTCGGTACTGCTCGGCCTGCAGAACGACACGGCCTCGGGCGACATCAGCCGCGACCTGGCCGACACCCTCCAGCGCGCCCTGACCGCGGACCCGGGCACACCGGTGGAGGGCCGCCGCGCCCCGGCCGACGGTCCGCGGTTGCAGGATCTGCTCGACCCCGAAGGCGCCTTCGAGCCAGTTGTGCACTCGGGCTTCGAGTTCTGGGTCCCGGATCCGGACAACGCCACGCCGGAGGTGGCCGCCTCCCTGGAACGGGCCAACGCCGCCGCCATCCCGACCGTGCGACTGACCGGTGTGGACGCGGCGTACTGGTGCGAGACCCCGGAGAAGAACCACCTGCGCTGGGTCATGCCGCACCCGGAGGAGCGGCTTCTGGACGCTCTCGCGCGGCTGCACGCGGCCGGCCGCTCCAGCCTCGGTGAAGGCACCCGCCTCGTGGGTTCCTTCCGCGCTCACGGGCTCACCGTGCCGGTCTGGGACCTGCCGAGCGCCGTCACGGCGGAGGACATCGAGAAGCCGGCCGCCGAGTTCGCCGAGCGCCTCTCCGGCGCCCTGGCCACGGACGCGCCGCTGACCGCCGACGAGCGTCGCGCACGCGGCGGTCTCACCAACCGGCAGGTCACGCTCAGTTGA
- a CDS encoding bifunctional DNA primase/polymerase: protein MREILGKRRRLLSQRSDGRRELISAALTFATEWQWPVLPGVAADPEGRDRCGCPDPECTVPGAHPFDPGLLAATTDARMVRWWWANRPAAPIVLATGGKAPCAVSLPALPAARALGALDRGGMRLGPVVASPTRWAILVQPYSLEQLGELLYAKDHVPGSLRFHGEGGYLALPPSETAQGEIRWERAPLPGSASPWVPDVEAVVDAVVEALTRTGVSAPEL from the coding sequence ATGCGCGAGATCCTCGGAAAGCGACGCAGGCTCCTGTCCCAGCGCAGTGACGGGAGGCGTGAGTTGATCAGCGCGGCCCTGACCTTCGCGACCGAATGGCAGTGGCCCGTACTCCCGGGTGTGGCGGCGGACCCAGAGGGTCGCGACCGCTGTGGTTGCCCGGACCCCGAGTGCACGGTGCCCGGTGCTCACCCCTTCGACCCCGGCCTCCTCGCGGCCACCACCGACGCGCGCATGGTGCGCTGGTGGTGGGCCAACCGGCCCGCCGCGCCGATCGTCCTGGCCACCGGCGGCAAGGCGCCCTGCGCGGTCAGCCTGCCGGCCCTCCCGGCCGCTCGCGCCCTCGGCGCGCTCGACCGCGGCGGCATGCGCCTCGGCCCGGTCGTCGCCTCGCCCACCCGCTGGGCGATCCTCGTCCAGCCCTACTCCCTGGAGCAGCTGGGCGAGCTGCTCTACGCCAAGGACCACGTCCCCGGCTCCCTGCGCTTCCACGGGGAGGGCGGTTACCTCGCCCTCCCGCCGTCCGAGACCGCCCAGGGCGAGATCCGCTGGGAGCGCGCACCACTGCCCGGCTCGGCCTCCCCGTGGGTGCCCGACGTCGAGGCCGTGGTGGACGCGGTGGTCGAGGCCCTCACTCGTACGGGTGTGAGCGCACCCGAGTTGTGA
- a CDS encoding PP2C family protein-serine/threonine phosphatase yields MLDIPSRVRVHVETLPAAQNDMGVCDAIEQYAPVGKPDIMNAPHAPKVAGIDSTVPSPAHTVAPAPAASGASAVLSPNAPGALLQDRLAGWVSDLTTLHELTERLVRTDALPDALQEILRAGAALVGARRGLVVLEPGDGLGPDTTIGLGLARADLGHIETVPRSSLSYGRILDGLPGGDAEIAEPDLFAGDGLDPRHREVAARLGYAASYALPLSTDGSPGGTGRLGAAVWLYDEPAEPTERRRHLVGLYARYAGEHLARVVEVERTRARMATIAEELLPSRLPRVAGVRLAARHRTGPRGGGDWYDALPLPDAALGLAVGSVTGSGASAIAAMGRLRASLRAYAVMEGEDPVAVLSDLELLLRLTEPARCATALFAYCEPALRRITLAGAGHCPPLLVGARRTEFVETSVSAPLGMLACWEAPSVELQAEPGETVLLYTDGLLHRTGDPTDRAFARLHAAAAGVPRALRHDPDAVADHVLRTVLPGGRDQADSDEDVVLLAAHFE; encoded by the coding sequence ATGCTGGACATCCCCTCACGAGTGCGTGTACATGTGGAGACACTGCCGGCGGCGCAGAATGACATGGGGGTTTGCGATGCTATCGAGCAATACGCACCGGTCGGAAAGCCGGACATCATGAACGCCCCTCACGCTCCGAAAGTGGCTGGAATCGATTCAACGGTTCCCTCACCCGCACACACTGTCGCGCCCGCGCCAGCCGCCTCGGGTGCCTCTGCCGTGCTCTCGCCCAACGCGCCGGGCGCCCTGCTCCAGGACCGTCTCGCCGGCTGGGTCTCGGACCTCACGACCCTGCACGAACTCACCGAACGTCTGGTCCGCACGGACGCGCTCCCCGACGCCCTCCAGGAGATCCTTCGGGCCGGCGCCGCCCTCGTGGGCGCCCGCCGCGGACTGGTCGTGCTGGAGCCCGGCGACGGACTCGGCCCCGACACGACCATCGGCCTGGGCCTCGCCCGCGCCGACCTCGGGCACATCGAGACGGTCCCGCGCAGCTCCCTGTCGTACGGGCGCATCCTGGACGGACTGCCGGGCGGAGACGCCGAGATCGCCGAACCCGACCTGTTCGCCGGGGACGGGCTCGACCCGCGCCACCGCGAGGTGGCCGCCCGCCTCGGCTACGCCGCCAGCTACGCGCTGCCCCTGTCGACGGACGGCTCCCCGGGGGGCACCGGCCGGCTCGGTGCCGCGGTGTGGCTCTACGACGAACCCGCCGAGCCGACCGAGCGCCGGCGCCACCTCGTCGGCCTGTACGCCCGCTACGCCGGTGAGCACCTGGCCCGGGTGGTCGAGGTCGAGCGCACGCGCGCGCGCATGGCGACGATCGCCGAGGAGCTGCTGCCGTCCCGGCTCCCCCGCGTGGCCGGAGTGCGGCTCGCCGCCCGCCACCGCACCGGCCCGCGCGGCGGCGGTGACTGGTACGACGCGCTGCCGCTGCCGGACGCGGCCCTCGGGCTCGCGGTGGGCTCGGTGACCGGCTCGGGGGCGAGCGCGATCGCCGCGATGGGCCGGCTGCGGGCCAGCCTGCGGGCGTACGCCGTGATGGAGGGCGAGGATCCGGTCGCCGTCCTGTCCGACCTGGAACTGCTGCTGCGGCTCACCGAGCCCGCCCGGTGCGCCACCGCCTTGTTCGCCTACTGCGAGCCCGCGCTGCGCCGGATCACGCTCGCCGGCGCCGGCCACTGCCCGCCGCTGCTGGTCGGCGCGCGGCGCACCGAGTTCGTGGAGACCTCCGTGTCGGCGCCGCTCGGCATGCTCGCGTGCTGGGAGGCGCCGAGCGTGGAGCTCCAGGCGGAGCCCGGAGAGACGGTTCTGCTGTACACCGACGGGCTGCTGCACCGCACCGGCGACCCGACCGACCGCGCCTTCGCCCGGCTGCACGCGGCGGCGGCCGGCGTGCCCCGGGCGCTGCGGCACGACCCGGACGCCGTCGCCGACCACGTGCTGCGCACCGTACTGCCCGGTGGGCGGGACCAGGCCGACTCCGACGAGGACGTCGTCCTGCTCGCGGCTCACTTCGAGTGA